The following proteins come from a genomic window of Diceros bicornis minor isolate mBicDic1 chromosome 4, mDicBic1.mat.cur, whole genome shotgun sequence:
- the AMPD2 gene encoding AMP deaminase 2 isoform X1 — translation MASEARGGLGAPPLQSARSLPGPAPCLKHFPLDLRTSMDGKCKEIAEELFSRSLAESELRSAPYEFPEESPIEQLEERRQRLERQISQDVKLEPDILLRAKQDFLKTDSESDLQLYKEQGEGQGDRGLRERDVALEREFQRVTISGEEKCGVPFTDLLDAAKSVVRALFIREKYMALSLQSFCPTTRRYLQQLAEKPLETRTYEQGPDTPVSADAPVHPPALEQHPYEHCEPSTMPGDLGLGLRMVRGVMHVYTRREPDEHCSEVELPYPDLQEFVADVNVLMALIINGPIKSFCYRRLQYLSSKFQMHVLLNEMKELAAQKKVPHRDFYNIRKVDTHIHASSCMNQKHLLRFIKRAMKRHLEEIVHVEQGREQTLREVFESMNLTAYDLSVDTLDVHADRNTFHRFDKFNAKYNPIGESVLREIFIKTDNRVSGKYFAHIIKEVMSDLEESKYQNAELRLSIYGRSRDEWDKLARWAVMHRVHSPNVRWLVQVPRLFDVYRTKGQLANFQEMLENIFLPLFEATVHPASHPELHLFLEHVDGFDSVDDESKPENHVFNLESPLPKAWVEEDNPPYAYYLYYTFANMAMLNHLRRQRGFHTFVLRPHCGEAGPIHHLVSAFMLAENISHGLLLRKAPVLQYLYYLAQIGIAMSPLSNNSLFLSYHRNPLPEYLSRGLMVSLSTDDPLQFHFTKEPLMEEYSIATQVWKLSSCDMCELARNSVLMSGFSHKVKSHWLGPNYTKEGPEGNDIRRTNVPDIRVGYRHETLCQELALITQAVQSEMLETIPEETGITISPGPQ, via the exons ATGGCCTCAG AGGCTCGGGGTGGGCTGGGGGCCCCTCCGCTGCAGTCTGCCCGGTCCCTGCCAGGCCCTGCCCCCTGCCTCAAGCACTTCCCGCTTGACCTGCGCACGTCTATGGATGGCAAATGCAAGGAGATCGCCGAG GAGCTGTTCAGCCGCTCCCTAGCTGAGAGCGAGCTCCGTAGTGCCCCGTACGAGTTCCCTGAGGAGAGCCCCATTGAGCAGCTGGAGGAGCGGCGGCAGCGCCTGGAGCGGCAGATCAGCCAGGATGTCaa GCTGGAGCCGGACATCCTGCTTCGGGCCAAGCAAGATTTCCTGAAGACAGATAGTGAATCGGACCTCCA GCTCTACAAGGAGCAGGGTGAGGGACAGGGCGACCGGGGCCTGCGGGAGCGCGACGTGGCGCTGGAACGGGAATTTCAGCGGGTCACCATCTCCGGGGAGGAGAAGTGTGGG GTGCCATTCACAGACCTGCTGGACGCAGCCAAGAGTGTGGTGCGGGCTCTCTTCATCCGGGAGAAGTACATGGCCCTGTCGCTTCAAAGCTTCTGCCCCACCACCCGCCGGTACCTGCAGCAGCTGGCCGAGAAGCCTCTGGAGACACGGACCTATGAGCAGGGCCCCGACACCCCTGTGTCCGCTG ACGCCCCGGTGCACCCCCCTGCACTGGAACAGCACCCGTATGAGCACTGTGAGCCCAGCACCATGCCTGGGGACCTTGGCTTGGGTCTGCGCATGGTGCGGGGCGTGATGCACGTCTACACCCGCAGGGAACCCGATGAGCA TTGCTCAGAGGTGGAACTGCCGTACCCCGACCTGCAGGAATTTGTGGCAGATGTCAATGTGCTAATGGCCCTGATTATCAATGGCCCCAT AAAGTCGTTCTGCTACCGCCGGTTGCAGTACCTGAGCTCCAAGTTCCAGATGCACGTGCTGCTCAATGAGATGAAGGAGCTGGCTGCCCAGAAGAAGGTGCCACACCGAGATTTCTACAACATCCGCAAG GTGGACACGCACATCCATGCCTCGTCCTGCATGAACCAGAAGCATCTGCTGCGCTTCATCAAGCGGGCAATGAAGCGACACCTGGAGGAGATCGTGCACGTGGAGCAGGGCCGCGAGCAGACGCTGCGGGAGGTCTTCGAGAGCATGAATCTCACCGCCTATGACCTGAGTGTGGACACGCTCGACGTGCACGCG GACAGGAACACCTTCCATCGCTTTGACAAGTTCAATGCCAAATACAACCCTATTGGGGAGTCTGTCCTCCGAGAGATCTTCATCAAGACGGACAACAGGGTTTCTGGGAAGTACTTTGCTCACATCATCAAG GAGGTGATGTCGGACctggaggagagcaaataccagAACGCAGAGCTGCGGCTCTCCATCTATGGGCGCTCGAGGGACGAGTGGGACAAGCTGGCACGCTGGGCTGTGATGCATCGCGTGCACTCTCCCAACGTGCGCTGGCTCGTGCAGGTGCCCCGCCTCTT TGATGTGTACCGTACCAAGGGCCAGCTGGCCAATTTCCAGGAGATGCTGGAGAACATCTTCCTGCCGCTGTTCGAGGCCACCGTGCATCCTGCCAGCCACCCAGAGCTGCACCTCTTCTTGGAGCAC GTGGATGGCTTTGACAGTGTGGATGATGAGTCCAAGCCTGAGAACCACGTCTTCAACctggagagccccctccccaaggCCTGGGTAGAGGAGGACAACCCACCCTATGCCTACTACCTGTACTACACCTTCGCCAACATGGCCATGCTGAACCACCTGCGCAG GCAGAGGGGCTTCCACACGTTTGTGCTGAGGCCGCACTGCGGGGAGGCCGGGCCCATCCACCACCTGGTGTCGGCCTTCATGCTGGCTGAGAACATCTCCCACGGGCTGCTGCTGCGCAAG GCCCCAGTCCTGCAGTACCTGTATTACCTGGCCCAGATTGGCATTGCTATGTCGCCGCTCAGCAACAACAGCCTCTTCCTCAGCTACCACCGGAACCCGCTCCCCGAGTACCTGTCACGTGGCCTCATGGTCTCGCTGTCCACTGACGATCCCCTGCAGTTCCACTTCACCAAG GAGCCGCTGATGGAGGAGTACAGCATCGCCACCCAGGTGTGGAAGCTGAGCTCCTGTGACATGTGTGAGCTGGCGCGCAACAGCGTGCTCATGAGTGGCTTCTCCCACAAG GTGAAGAGCCACTGGCTGGGGCCCAACTATACCAAGGAGGGCCCCGAGGGCAACGACATCCGCCGCACCAACGTGCCAGACATCCGCGTGGGCTACCGCCACGAGACCCTGTGCCAGGAGCTGGCGCTCATCACGCAGGCCGTCCAGAGCGAGATGCTGGAGACCATCCCAGAGGAGACGGGCATCACCATAAGCCCAGGGCCTCAGTGA
- the AMPD2 gene encoding AMP deaminase 2 isoform X3, whose translation MWQSRPPLVRLRLPPPSPRPEPWHPIHLAPANPRPNIPLRSGPACRPPLQYQELFSRSLAESELRSAPYEFPEESPIEQLEERRQRLERQISQDVKLEPDILLRAKQDFLKTDSESDLQLYKEQGEGQGDRGLRERDVALEREFQRVTISGEEKCGVPFTDLLDAAKSVVRALFIREKYMALSLQSFCPTTRRYLQQLAEKPLETRTYEQGPDTPVSADAPVHPPALEQHPYEHCEPSTMPGDLGLGLRMVRGVMHVYTRREPDEHCSEVELPYPDLQEFVADVNVLMALIINGPIKSFCYRRLQYLSSKFQMHVLLNEMKELAAQKKVPHRDFYNIRKVDTHIHASSCMNQKHLLRFIKRAMKRHLEEIVHVEQGREQTLREVFESMNLTAYDLSVDTLDVHADRNTFHRFDKFNAKYNPIGESVLREIFIKTDNRVSGKYFAHIIKEVMSDLEESKYQNAELRLSIYGRSRDEWDKLARWAVMHRVHSPNVRWLVQVPRLFDVYRTKGQLANFQEMLENIFLPLFEATVHPASHPELHLFLEHVDGFDSVDDESKPENHVFNLESPLPKAWVEEDNPPYAYYLYYTFANMAMLNHLRRQRGFHTFVLRPHCGEAGPIHHLVSAFMLAENISHGLLLRKAPVLQYLYYLAQIGIAMSPLSNNSLFLSYHRNPLPEYLSRGLMVSLSTDDPLQFHFTKEPLMEEYSIATQVWKLSSCDMCELARNSVLMSGFSHKVKSHWLGPNYTKEGPEGNDIRRTNVPDIRVGYRHETLCQELALITQAVQSEMLETIPEETGITISPGPQ comes from the exons ATGTGGCAGAGCCGGCCCCCGCTGGTGCGGCTCAGACTACCCCCGCCGTCTCCGCGGCCCGAGCCATGGCATCCTATCCATCTGGCCCCGGCAAATCCAAGGCCAAATATCCCTTTAAGAAGCGGGCCAGCCTGCAGGCCGCCGCTGCAGTACCAG GAGCTGTTCAGCCGCTCCCTAGCTGAGAGCGAGCTCCGTAGTGCCCCGTACGAGTTCCCTGAGGAGAGCCCCATTGAGCAGCTGGAGGAGCGGCGGCAGCGCCTGGAGCGGCAGATCAGCCAGGATGTCaa GCTGGAGCCGGACATCCTGCTTCGGGCCAAGCAAGATTTCCTGAAGACAGATAGTGAATCGGACCTCCA GCTCTACAAGGAGCAGGGTGAGGGACAGGGCGACCGGGGCCTGCGGGAGCGCGACGTGGCGCTGGAACGGGAATTTCAGCGGGTCACCATCTCCGGGGAGGAGAAGTGTGGG GTGCCATTCACAGACCTGCTGGACGCAGCCAAGAGTGTGGTGCGGGCTCTCTTCATCCGGGAGAAGTACATGGCCCTGTCGCTTCAAAGCTTCTGCCCCACCACCCGCCGGTACCTGCAGCAGCTGGCCGAGAAGCCTCTGGAGACACGGACCTATGAGCAGGGCCCCGACACCCCTGTGTCCGCTG ACGCCCCGGTGCACCCCCCTGCACTGGAACAGCACCCGTATGAGCACTGTGAGCCCAGCACCATGCCTGGGGACCTTGGCTTGGGTCTGCGCATGGTGCGGGGCGTGATGCACGTCTACACCCGCAGGGAACCCGATGAGCA TTGCTCAGAGGTGGAACTGCCGTACCCCGACCTGCAGGAATTTGTGGCAGATGTCAATGTGCTAATGGCCCTGATTATCAATGGCCCCAT AAAGTCGTTCTGCTACCGCCGGTTGCAGTACCTGAGCTCCAAGTTCCAGATGCACGTGCTGCTCAATGAGATGAAGGAGCTGGCTGCCCAGAAGAAGGTGCCACACCGAGATTTCTACAACATCCGCAAG GTGGACACGCACATCCATGCCTCGTCCTGCATGAACCAGAAGCATCTGCTGCGCTTCATCAAGCGGGCAATGAAGCGACACCTGGAGGAGATCGTGCACGTGGAGCAGGGCCGCGAGCAGACGCTGCGGGAGGTCTTCGAGAGCATGAATCTCACCGCCTATGACCTGAGTGTGGACACGCTCGACGTGCACGCG GACAGGAACACCTTCCATCGCTTTGACAAGTTCAATGCCAAATACAACCCTATTGGGGAGTCTGTCCTCCGAGAGATCTTCATCAAGACGGACAACAGGGTTTCTGGGAAGTACTTTGCTCACATCATCAAG GAGGTGATGTCGGACctggaggagagcaaataccagAACGCAGAGCTGCGGCTCTCCATCTATGGGCGCTCGAGGGACGAGTGGGACAAGCTGGCACGCTGGGCTGTGATGCATCGCGTGCACTCTCCCAACGTGCGCTGGCTCGTGCAGGTGCCCCGCCTCTT TGATGTGTACCGTACCAAGGGCCAGCTGGCCAATTTCCAGGAGATGCTGGAGAACATCTTCCTGCCGCTGTTCGAGGCCACCGTGCATCCTGCCAGCCACCCAGAGCTGCACCTCTTCTTGGAGCAC GTGGATGGCTTTGACAGTGTGGATGATGAGTCCAAGCCTGAGAACCACGTCTTCAACctggagagccccctccccaaggCCTGGGTAGAGGAGGACAACCCACCCTATGCCTACTACCTGTACTACACCTTCGCCAACATGGCCATGCTGAACCACCTGCGCAG GCAGAGGGGCTTCCACACGTTTGTGCTGAGGCCGCACTGCGGGGAGGCCGGGCCCATCCACCACCTGGTGTCGGCCTTCATGCTGGCTGAGAACATCTCCCACGGGCTGCTGCTGCGCAAG GCCCCAGTCCTGCAGTACCTGTATTACCTGGCCCAGATTGGCATTGCTATGTCGCCGCTCAGCAACAACAGCCTCTTCCTCAGCTACCACCGGAACCCGCTCCCCGAGTACCTGTCACGTGGCCTCATGGTCTCGCTGTCCACTGACGATCCCCTGCAGTTCCACTTCACCAAG GAGCCGCTGATGGAGGAGTACAGCATCGCCACCCAGGTGTGGAAGCTGAGCTCCTGTGACATGTGTGAGCTGGCGCGCAACAGCGTGCTCATGAGTGGCTTCTCCCACAAG GTGAAGAGCCACTGGCTGGGGCCCAACTATACCAAGGAGGGCCCCGAGGGCAACGACATCCGCCGCACCAACGTGCCAGACATCCGCGTGGGCTACCGCCACGAGACCCTGTGCCAGGAGCTGGCGCTCATCACGCAGGCCGTCCAGAGCGAGATGCTGGAGACCATCCCAGAGGAGACGGGCATCACCATAAGCCCAGGGCCTCAGTGA
- the AMPD2 gene encoding AMP deaminase 2 isoform X2 codes for MASYPSGPGKSKAKYPFKKRASLQAAAAVPEARGGLGAPPLQSARSLPGPAPCLKHFPLDLRTSMDGKCKEIAEELFSRSLAESELRSAPYEFPEESPIEQLEERRQRLERQISQDVKLEPDILLRAKQDFLKTDSESDLQLYKEQGEGQGDRGLRERDVALEREFQRVTISGEEKCGVPFTDLLDAAKSVVRALFIREKYMALSLQSFCPTTRRYLQQLAEKPLETRTYEQGPDTPVSADAPVHPPALEQHPYEHCEPSTMPGDLGLGLRMVRGVMHVYTRREPDEHCSEVELPYPDLQEFVADVNVLMALIINGPIKSFCYRRLQYLSSKFQMHVLLNEMKELAAQKKVPHRDFYNIRKVDTHIHASSCMNQKHLLRFIKRAMKRHLEEIVHVEQGREQTLREVFESMNLTAYDLSVDTLDVHADRNTFHRFDKFNAKYNPIGESVLREIFIKTDNRVSGKYFAHIIKEVMSDLEESKYQNAELRLSIYGRSRDEWDKLARWAVMHRVHSPNVRWLVQVPRLFDVYRTKGQLANFQEMLENIFLPLFEATVHPASHPELHLFLEHVDGFDSVDDESKPENHVFNLESPLPKAWVEEDNPPYAYYLYYTFANMAMLNHLRRQRGFHTFVLRPHCGEAGPIHHLVSAFMLAENISHGLLLRKAPVLQYLYYLAQIGIAMSPLSNNSLFLSYHRNPLPEYLSRGLMVSLSTDDPLQFHFTKEPLMEEYSIATQVWKLSSCDMCELARNSVLMSGFSHKVKSHWLGPNYTKEGPEGNDIRRTNVPDIRVGYRHETLCQELALITQAVQSEMLETIPEETGITISPGPQ; via the exons ATGGCATCCTATCCATCTGGCCCCGGCAAATCCAAGGCCAAATATCCCTTTAAGAAGCGGGCCAGCCTGCAGGCCGCCGCTGCAGTACCAG AGGCTCGGGGTGGGCTGGGGGCCCCTCCGCTGCAGTCTGCCCGGTCCCTGCCAGGCCCTGCCCCCTGCCTCAAGCACTTCCCGCTTGACCTGCGCACGTCTATGGATGGCAAATGCAAGGAGATCGCCGAG GAGCTGTTCAGCCGCTCCCTAGCTGAGAGCGAGCTCCGTAGTGCCCCGTACGAGTTCCCTGAGGAGAGCCCCATTGAGCAGCTGGAGGAGCGGCGGCAGCGCCTGGAGCGGCAGATCAGCCAGGATGTCaa GCTGGAGCCGGACATCCTGCTTCGGGCCAAGCAAGATTTCCTGAAGACAGATAGTGAATCGGACCTCCA GCTCTACAAGGAGCAGGGTGAGGGACAGGGCGACCGGGGCCTGCGGGAGCGCGACGTGGCGCTGGAACGGGAATTTCAGCGGGTCACCATCTCCGGGGAGGAGAAGTGTGGG GTGCCATTCACAGACCTGCTGGACGCAGCCAAGAGTGTGGTGCGGGCTCTCTTCATCCGGGAGAAGTACATGGCCCTGTCGCTTCAAAGCTTCTGCCCCACCACCCGCCGGTACCTGCAGCAGCTGGCCGAGAAGCCTCTGGAGACACGGACCTATGAGCAGGGCCCCGACACCCCTGTGTCCGCTG ACGCCCCGGTGCACCCCCCTGCACTGGAACAGCACCCGTATGAGCACTGTGAGCCCAGCACCATGCCTGGGGACCTTGGCTTGGGTCTGCGCATGGTGCGGGGCGTGATGCACGTCTACACCCGCAGGGAACCCGATGAGCA TTGCTCAGAGGTGGAACTGCCGTACCCCGACCTGCAGGAATTTGTGGCAGATGTCAATGTGCTAATGGCCCTGATTATCAATGGCCCCAT AAAGTCGTTCTGCTACCGCCGGTTGCAGTACCTGAGCTCCAAGTTCCAGATGCACGTGCTGCTCAATGAGATGAAGGAGCTGGCTGCCCAGAAGAAGGTGCCACACCGAGATTTCTACAACATCCGCAAG GTGGACACGCACATCCATGCCTCGTCCTGCATGAACCAGAAGCATCTGCTGCGCTTCATCAAGCGGGCAATGAAGCGACACCTGGAGGAGATCGTGCACGTGGAGCAGGGCCGCGAGCAGACGCTGCGGGAGGTCTTCGAGAGCATGAATCTCACCGCCTATGACCTGAGTGTGGACACGCTCGACGTGCACGCG GACAGGAACACCTTCCATCGCTTTGACAAGTTCAATGCCAAATACAACCCTATTGGGGAGTCTGTCCTCCGAGAGATCTTCATCAAGACGGACAACAGGGTTTCTGGGAAGTACTTTGCTCACATCATCAAG GAGGTGATGTCGGACctggaggagagcaaataccagAACGCAGAGCTGCGGCTCTCCATCTATGGGCGCTCGAGGGACGAGTGGGACAAGCTGGCACGCTGGGCTGTGATGCATCGCGTGCACTCTCCCAACGTGCGCTGGCTCGTGCAGGTGCCCCGCCTCTT TGATGTGTACCGTACCAAGGGCCAGCTGGCCAATTTCCAGGAGATGCTGGAGAACATCTTCCTGCCGCTGTTCGAGGCCACCGTGCATCCTGCCAGCCACCCAGAGCTGCACCTCTTCTTGGAGCAC GTGGATGGCTTTGACAGTGTGGATGATGAGTCCAAGCCTGAGAACCACGTCTTCAACctggagagccccctccccaaggCCTGGGTAGAGGAGGACAACCCACCCTATGCCTACTACCTGTACTACACCTTCGCCAACATGGCCATGCTGAACCACCTGCGCAG GCAGAGGGGCTTCCACACGTTTGTGCTGAGGCCGCACTGCGGGGAGGCCGGGCCCATCCACCACCTGGTGTCGGCCTTCATGCTGGCTGAGAACATCTCCCACGGGCTGCTGCTGCGCAAG GCCCCAGTCCTGCAGTACCTGTATTACCTGGCCCAGATTGGCATTGCTATGTCGCCGCTCAGCAACAACAGCCTCTTCCTCAGCTACCACCGGAACCCGCTCCCCGAGTACCTGTCACGTGGCCTCATGGTCTCGCTGTCCACTGACGATCCCCTGCAGTTCCACTTCACCAAG GAGCCGCTGATGGAGGAGTACAGCATCGCCACCCAGGTGTGGAAGCTGAGCTCCTGTGACATGTGTGAGCTGGCGCGCAACAGCGTGCTCATGAGTGGCTTCTCCCACAAG GTGAAGAGCCACTGGCTGGGGCCCAACTATACCAAGGAGGGCCCCGAGGGCAACGACATCCGCCGCACCAACGTGCCAGACATCCGCGTGGGCTACCGCCACGAGACCCTGTGCCAGGAGCTGGCGCTCATCACGCAGGCCGTCCAGAGCGAGATGCTGGAGACCATCCCAGAGGAGACGGGCATCACCATAAGCCCAGGGCCTCAGTGA